The genomic interval agttcaagggggatgagggttcagagaaggcggatcaatggatccaagaagtggagaaaatctttgatatgattaactgccaggctggagtgaaggtcagctatgccacgtatatgttgctaggggatgctgaatactggtggaggagtgcaaggttgttgatgggagcagcccacgaggaggtgaactgggaatcgttcaaaagaaagtttttagacaaatactttccgatgagtaccaggactaagttgggtgacgactttctgaaacttcaccaggggagcctgactgtgggcgagtatgctgctaaatttgaatcactatcgaggcatttcaggttcttccgtgaagaaattgatgaaccgttcatgtgtcatcgtttccaagacggattgaagtatgagattcaagattccgtcttacctttgggaattcaacgtttccaagcgctggtagagaaatgtagagaagtggaagatatgaagaacaagagggctagccgagtagggaattttaattcgggaggccctagtcgggcgaattatcagaacaggggaaagcaagttgctaaaccttataatcgaccccagaataacaacggtgggcagagtcgcccggggaaccagaatttcggaaggcaaatggggcaagtgcttcgatgtttccgatgtgggaaagaaggacactatgctagtgcttgtaccactaacatccccatctgtcacaattgtcagaagtcggggcacatggcaagggagtgcacggctccaaaggtggaaccagtggtgaatgtagctagggctacccgtcctactgctagaggacgcatttattgtgtgaatgctgaagagggaaatccatctggtaatctgattcagcgtgattgtgagattgcaggtaacactctaactgcactctttgattcgggggcaacccattccttcattgctatggactgtgtgaatcgcttgaagttatctgtgtctgctttaccttttgatttggttgtttccacacctgctaagaccttaaccgtaaattctgcatgtttacattgtcgaatgactatacagaataaggatttcttggttaatctaatttgtttaccgctacaatcactcgaggtcatcctcggtatggattggatgtcttatcattatgtgatcttggattgtgctcgtaaattggttcttttccccgaaccaggagttgttaagtatttagctgctaacaaactccgagtgtcgctaagtgaagggactcatgagtttttgtctctggcaaatgtggaggcaaagataaatgtggatatagaagatgtgatacttgtcaacgagtatcgggatgtatttccaacggaaattccaggattgccaccggtaagagaagtggaattcttcattgatttgcacccaggaacgggacctatttcaatggcaccttatcgaatgtcgccattggaattaaatgagctcaaaggccaaattgaagacttgttggagaagaaattcatcagaccaagtgtatcaccatggggtgctccagttttgctggttaagaagaaggacggaagctcgcgcctatgtgtggattatagacagcttaacaaggcaactgttaagaatcgttatcctttgccacgaatcgatgatttgatggatcaattgagaggggccgcgatattttcgaagattgacttgaagtcgggttaccatcagatccgagtaagggaaggagacattcagaaaacagctttcagaacccgctacggacattatgaatacctggttatgccgtttggagttaccaatgcaccggcaattttcatggactacatgaacaggatctttaattcgttccttgataaattcgtggtggtattcgttgatgatatattgatttattcaaggactgaagaagagcatggagaacatttgcgacaagaGAAAAGTCAAAGTGCATTAAGATTGAAATGGGACTCAGACTAGAGATCAAGAAACAGGTTGGAATGCAAGAGATCCATGACTTTCCTACCCTAGAGAATAAGAGTAGGATTTATGATGAGGATAGTCGTGCTGAAAAGGCATATTATCGAAACACTAGAACTATAAAGGACAAGAGGCCTATGCATCATAATAGAGGAAACCCTTACTCTTTTCCTCCTAGTAAATCTGGAAGTCGTCAGAATTATCAACAATACAGTTTTTCAGGTGGAAAAGGAGCTAGTAGTGGTAacggaaaaggaaaaggaaagaatTATAGTTATGGGAGTGGTAGAGGAAACCCTAATGGACGAGGAGTTAGTAACTGGAATAGTAACAACAAAAGTTAAGTCTCGAGCAACAACAATGGTAATAATGGTGATCCAGCTAATCCTATCTGATGGCTCAGGTGTGGTAAGCAGGGTCACATGGCATATGAATGTAGAGATGCTGaaattacttgttttaattgtcaacaacaagGCCACATTAGCACCACATGCTCATACCCAAGGAAGACTCCACAACCTGGAAACCAGAGTTCCCAACCTAGCCAACCTAAATCCAATGGAAGAGTCTTTGCCGTCAGTGGTGCAGGAGCGTCTGAGAGAGACAACTTGATCCAAGGTACATGTCTCATAAGTGATACTGCTTTATTTGTGCTATTTGATTGCGGTGCCACTCATTCCTTTGTGTCTCTTGACTGTGTTAGACATTTAGGACTACCTGTGTCTTCTTTGCAGTATTGTTTGATTGTGAATACCCCAACTAGTGATTCTGTTGATACCTCTAGTGTTTGTCTTGAAATTTCTATCCATGTGTGTGGAAGCGACTTCCGAGTTGACTTGGTGTGTTTACCTTTGCGTCTGGTCGATGtgattcttggtatggattggcTATCTGCCAACCATATCCGCATAGATTTTTTTAGCAAAACCATTGAATTCATGGAGTCAGAAGAGAGGGATAAGTCTAGCAATATATCCGCCAACCAAGTGAAGGCAATCTTGAAAGAAGATGCCCAGTTATACATGATCCTAGCCTAATcggaatttgaagaaaaagtggTAATACGACATGTTCCTATTGCGTGTGAATTTCCTGAAGATGTCACTAGTTTGTAAGTACATaggtacgcctaagagggggggggggggaaTTAGGTGTTatgaaattttcttgttttcagtgatatggtagttgaattttctgagttaataTAGTGACTAATAATAAGTAAgtgcaataaataaatgaacacaatagaattatcctggttccccttataaccaagggtacatccagcactcttgcacaccacaagagattaatctaCTTATTGTCAGAAAaagtacaactcccaccctgggatttctactacaaacttctaacaatacttctaaaataacacaccactatcttagattaagctactttaagaaagtactactttcttatacaagtgatacaatatgattttgAATAAGGATAAAGgagaggtataatgatttcaattcaataatacttcaagtactttgagaacctttctaAATGATATGAAAaagaaatgcaagtactttgtaaaaaaatagaattttgttcaaagttattgaaggtattgattcaaggattgtgtagtgtttgatatgaagttatggtgtatttatattccataaacatctcttcagattcgtggccaatgatccaagaggtttgatgaacaaatacaatgatctagaGCCATTTCAGAAATGAAAAATTGTATTagttccagttgtattcgaatacaggatgtgtgtattcgaatacaggatgtgtgtattcgaatacacctctttgtaaagttcaaaattattcaaaattttcaccttgtattcgaatacacctttcATGTAGTCAAATACAGATTCGtgaaatttgccactgacttactttgtattcgactacagaaggtCGTAATCGAATACATATGCaaagttttagctactgacttgctttgtattcgactacagatggtcgtagtcgaatacaaatatgaggcttttgcttctgacttgctttgtattcaactacaagatgctgtattcgaatatactattgtattttgtcaaaagtattcgaatacaaatatgaatggttctcatgtatttgaggtATTGGTTTTTATCATTTACCTTTACATTTaaacatctaatatgtttggatttaaagcttattaatgaagatatttgaacttctttttgagtttgttgctttgatcataattgttgatctttgtcttcataaaaaacatgtagtttacattctcccctttttttattatgacaaaatgttgttgttttgGAGAGATTGTATAATTCTAACATTGCTCCCCCATAATGTATGTGTACTCCCCCGTTGATCTTGAATGTATGTGATCAAATTGTAAACTTATTTGAAGAACTACAAAGGttttaaagaaacaacaatatcaaattttctcccccttttgacatgatcaaaaagaaggaaaaatatagaaacataCAATTCCAAGCATATAAACATGAATAAAGGGAAAAGTAGTACATTGTAAACAAAATAGAATGACATAATGAAGGATGGAGTCATGTTCAATGAAGTACATCATAAAGATAGAAATGGTGAGCGAGTTTTGGATATTGTCAGCATTCATCGATACATTACTAAACTACAACAATTAAAATACTAGCATTGAAATATTACACAAACAAACGATAATAAATAAACGCCTAGCATCGAACTAATCAAAATCTGTTGGAATGTGAAGATGGTCAATTTTGTCAGATAAACTACTAATGTCCTGAGATAAAGTGTCATGGTTGCGAGCAATTGTAGTTTCAATGTTATGGAAGCAAGTGTCGATAGAAGTGGTCAGATTTTGGAATTGGGTTTGGATGAAAGTTTGGAAAGAGTAAAGTTTGTTCatgatcatgtgattggagatataatcatcacCAGAGGTTGTTTCCTCGCCATCTTCATCATCTTGGGCAACAACATTGGAGGGGCCAGTAGTGTCATCTTGGGCGGCATCAGATGGTTGACCAAGgtcacctttatgcacaaagGACTGAAGATCCCCATTCCATACATCCGCATGCTAGGCAAGACGCCTAAATCCAACAAGTTTTCCTTGGTGGGTGTATACATGACTTCGCCAGAGAAGTCCCCCCCAAAATGTTCCAAAATCCGGGAAACTTCTTTAGCATTTGGTAACCCATTTGCTTCTCTTGACCCAAACATTACAGATTTAACAAAGTATGCCCAGTTTAGTGGACATCCTTCATACATAAAGTTCATGATCTATAATTCAAACTCTAAAATTTGAGAGTAATTGCCAACCTTTGGAACTAAAATGCAACTGAGAAAATAGTGCAGATGGCGATAATCAACGGTAAGATTTCCAACTCCATATCGTTGCTGCGCATATTTTGAACCTGCCTGAGTCCTCTTTTGTTCCATCGTGAGTTTTTCATACTGATATAATGCAACATAAGCATCATATTTAGAAATATCAGCCCATCCACACAAGTTGTTCGGACAAAATTTTGGACCTTCAAAAGGAATGTTCAAGATTTCTCCAATGGTTTTGTATTTAACCGAATGGTTTTACCCTTGACTCGAGATACTAGCACATTTCCATCTTGGGTGAGATTACAATAGAAAACCCTAACTAAATCAGGATAAACAGGACCTTTATAACCAATAAATTCTTCAACATGTTGGGTTTTTAGCAACTCAGGGAATTGAAAGGCAGAGAAAGAAGTTAAAGTACCATATTTTGGAATGATGAGTCTCTTGTCAGAGTAGAATGTGCGAAATCATTCAATTTCTTCCAGTGTGTGTAGAAGTCGGGATAAATTCGTGATATTTCGATTCTTGGTTCGCTTTCTTAAGGGACCCACTAATGCATGCTTGGTTCTTGGTCCTCGTTTTCGTGCATCCATGTTGAGAAAAGAGGTTTTGACAATGTTGGTGAAAAATATGTTTGAGATGAAATGTGGAAGATGTGAGAAATCTGATGGTGAATGATAAGAAAGGAGTAAAGATTGATGTAGTTTGCAGGGTTGGTTGAATGGGTAACTTAGTGAAAGGAGGATTGACGAGATTTTTGGAGGAGAGAAAGACAGCTACAGTTGTGTATTCAAATACCAATTGTAAAAATAACCCTAAAATgtgaaacaacttttatatttgggcaaaaacgcgaaggtgtattcaactacactctggttgtattcaaatacatattgttctgggaacgtgtattcgactacacatgagttgtattcgaatacaagaatttcTAGAAAATTATGTAATCGAACACAGTCATTGTGTATTCGGCTACATCTTTGAATTTTGgcttaaaaactaattttttcatAGAAATTTCATCATGTAAAGgacatattcatatattaagaaACAATAAACATCAAAAAATTTGATTCTAACAACTTAAGATGAAATTTTGAAGAGAGACGACAAATTATAGGTACCTTGCAATTTTTAGAGATCGTTTTCATTTAAGATGCCAAGTTCTCTTCGTATCTTGTAAAATGAGTCCTTAGGTAAAGGTTTTGTAAAGATGTCAGctaattgattgtgtgtatccaTAAACAttacctcaacattacctttGAGCACATGATCGCGCAGAAAGTGATGACGTATATCAATGTGTTTAGTCCaagagtgcatgattggattctttgagatatttattgcacttgtgttgtcGCACCTTAGGGGAACGCATCCGAGATCAAGtccatagtcatgtaattgttgtttgagccagagaatttgggcacaacaacttcctgctgctatgtattcaaCTTCAGCAGTGctaagtgcaacacaagcttgctttttacagGACCATGATACTAATGCATTACCTAAGATATGGCAAGTTCCGCTTGTGCTCTTGCGGTCCGTTTTGCATCCTGCATAATCTGAATCAGAATATCTAACTAgactacatatgctaccctttggataccataggcctacattggttgttcctttcaaatatttcataattctttttactGCTACAAGATGCGATTCTTTAGGATccgcctgaaatcttgcacacaaacatacactaaacataatatatggctggctggccgttagatataataaagatccaatcatacctctgtattttgatatatctattGAAATACCTGattcatctttatcaacataggtTCCAGAGCCCATTGGAGTCACACTTTCCTTGCAGTTTTCCATTTCAAATCTTTTGAGTAATTCTTTGTAGTACTTTGCCTGATTTATGAAGATGCCATGATCGAGTTGCTTGATGTGAAGGCCAAGAAAATAGTTgaattttcccatcatggacatttcaaattctccttgcattattgaagagaattcttcacacatgtcattgtttgttgatccgaatattatatcatcaacgtagATTTGGACCAATAAGGTGTGACCATTATCtcttttaacaaataatgtcttatTGACTTTCGCTTTTTCAAATCCTCAGTCACATGGATAGTTGCTTAATCTAttataccaagctcttgg from Cicer arietinum cultivar CDC Frontier isolate Library 1 chromosome 5, Cicar.CDCFrontier_v2.0, whole genome shotgun sequence carries:
- the LOC101507057 gene encoding uncharacterized protein — protein: MGLRLEIKKQVGMQEIHDFPTLENKSRIYDEDSRAEKAYYRNTRTIKDKRPMHHNRGNPYSFPPSKSGSRQNYQQYSFSGGKGASSGNGKGKGKNYSYGSGRGNPNGRGGHMAYECRDAEITCFNCQQQGHISTTCSYPRKTPQPGNQSSQPSQPKSNGRVFAVSGAGASERDNLIQGTCLISDTALFVLFDCGATHSFVSLDCVRHLGLPVSSLQYCLIVNTPTSDSVDTSSVCLEISIHVCGSDFRVDLVCLPLRLVDVILGMDWLSANHIRIDFFSKTIEFMESEERDKSSNISANQVKAILKEDAQLYMILA